The following proteins are encoded in a genomic region of Salvelinus namaycush isolate Seneca chromosome 12, SaNama_1.0, whole genome shotgun sequence:
- the arap1a gene encoding arf-GAP with Rho-GAP domain, ANK repeat and PH domain-containing protein 1, with amino-acid sequence MQNCFHSQFSVDEAEYEDIEENRRTSVDEDSIYLGCTLSRSVNPEDSDFHHSPVIKMGWLHKTPPQGTLVFQKRWVMLDAQYLRYFQNEKGVYSKRIIAILSVTEVLNVGGQKFEVVTRNRTFLFRAENNTVREEWVSVLKETIQQRCNSMEMSLMNFSDTSGQRASRVSLISKQGYLEMSGLRSKLYVVICANSVFLYRNAEEHSQGVGITSIEMNLGTVKGTDKRSFNLTTFYRTFSFVAESEQQREQWVEALQACVSHSLSSNAVAQKIWSEEANQRCADCGAPHPDWASVNLCVVLCKCCAGVHRGLGQSVSKVRSLKMDEKVWTENQLFLLLGNDKVNLFWAANIPPSEMLCPSSDSEERQRFVTAKYCQGKYRRYHALFGQQEALNKALCNTIQTGDVLETLSLVFCGADVNCYTGDPELPSPVSIAQHYGQTLQVEFLTHNHNTELPGSRAGDHTILEAALPISHTGYLFKTASSTRAVTERKSKGDFSRRWCSLNQGNFSYYESEKSSSQSGQMKMSDVLCLVVNPQGKHGYGHSFELYHDSGRVYLFGEDSPDTVREWIKAIGKALVPPVAEDLVGWSFERVGRLRYTAGQSFHCPCLGWFSLGGSRLLLLLHGEDHADNIDLRKLQELSVEQEAAAVVLVDRGRRLRLEGDRRPDFQGWLSGIQQGLGRGDGPLDQQQLTETEVPVIVDCCISYITQHGLKSEGIYRRSGVNSKIAALLFSLRHDPRQVRLSEGERQVDNVANVLKRFLREVGEGVFNGHQASLPWLHTTTVSERRERVSQYKALLHSLPLVNRATLGAVINHLYCVQCFADENQMNMHNLAIVFGPTLFQTDGTDNSAGQVVEELIQNYQDIFNVNAEQLQKQLDMISHVIKAQEEHTEEGTPSPLTICGVYLERKEEGSELLVQISQAVSAEELVCEVLRRGNIPTQQGEYWSCFLVNDNQEMERPLHYQERALAIYFSLGKDCHLVVRRNCYMDAMLIYIAGMVDVSRNSMIKFRDEKGQRGKRTFSRRLCVLDGTSLRLYKEVKSTQPERECQVHALKVYYGIKKRLQPPSCWGMTVVCEQAERDKQQWYLCCESKNELIEWLATFMNLQWLI; translated from the exons ATGCAGAACTGTTTCCACAGTCAGTTTAGTGTGGATGAGGCTGAGTACGAGGACATTGAGGAAAACAG GAGAACATCTGTTGATGAAGACAGTATCTATCTTGGCTGCACACTGTCACGATCAGTCAACCCTGAAGACTCTGATTTTCACCACTCTCCTGTTATCAAGATGGGCTGGCTGCACAAGACCCCGCCTCAGGG GACCCTTGTTTTCCAGAAGCGTTGGGTGATGTTGGATGCACAGTATCTTCGATACTTTCAAAATGAGAAG gGGGTCTACTCAAAGCGGATCATAGCCATACTGTCTGTCACTGAAGTGCTTAATGTTGGAGGGCAGAAGTTTGAGGTGGTGACAAGGAACAGGACATTCTTGTTCCGTGCTGAGAACAACA ccGTCAGGGAGGAATGGGTGTCAGTACTGAAAGAGACTATTCAGCAGCGTTGTAACAGCATGGAGATGTCCCTTATGAACTTCAGTGATACGAGTGGACAGCGTGCTAGCAGAGTCTCACTCATTAGTAAGCAAGGATACCTGGAGATGAGTGGACTGCGCTCCAAGCTCTATGTAGTCATCTGTGCCAACAGTGTCTTCCTCTATAGGAACGCTGAG GAGCACAGCCAGGGTGTTGGCATCACCTCCATTGAGATGAATTTGGGTACTGTGAAGGGCACAGACAAACGGTCCTTCAACCTCACCACCTTCTACAGGACATTCAG TTTTGTGGCCGAGTCGGAGCAGCAGCGGGAGCAGTGGGTTGAGGCCCTGCAGGCCTGTGTCAGTCACTCTCTGTCCAGCAACGCGGTGGCCCAGAAGATCTGGTCGGAGGAGGCCAACCAGCGCTGTGCAGATTGTGGCGCCCCCCACCCAGACTGGGCCTCTGTCAACCTGTGTGTGGTCCTCTGCAAATGCTGTGCAG GGGTGCACAGGGGTCTGGGTCAGAGTGTGTCCAAAGTCCGCAGTCTGAAGATGGATGAAAAGGTGTGGACTGAAAATCAG CTGTTCCTGTTGCTAGGTAACGACAAAGTAAACCTTTTCTGGGCAGCTAACATTCCACCAAGTGAGATGCTCTGTCCATCAAGTGACAGTGAGGAGCGCCAGCGCTTTGTTACTGCCAAGTACTGCCAGGGGAAATACCGCCGCTACCATGCACTGTTTGGCCAACAGGAAGCCCTCAACAAA GCTCTGTGCAACACCATTCAGACAGGTGATGTATTGGAGACTCTGTCGCTGGTGTTCTGTGGAGCAGATGTGAACTGTTATACAGGTGATCCAGAGCTGCCCAGCCCTGTTTCCATTGCCCAGCACTATGGACAGACACTTCAGGTGGAGTTCCTCACTCACAACCACAACACAG aGCTCCCAGGGTCAAGGGCTGGAGATCACACAATCTTAGAGGCTGCTCTCCCCATCTCACACACTGGTTATCTGTTCAAGACTGCCTCCTCAACACGAGCAGTTACAGAGCGCAAATCTAAAGGAG ATTTTAGTCGTCGCTGGTGCTCTTTGAACCAAGGTAACTTTAGCTACTATGAGAGTGAGAAGAGCTCCAGCCAGAGTGGACAGATGAAGATGAGTGATGTCCTTTGTCTGGTGGTCAATCCCCAAGGGAAACATGG TTATGGTCATTCCTTTGAGCTGTACCATGACTCTGGGAGAGTCTACCTGTTTGGAGAGGATTCCCCTGACACGGTGAGGGAGTGGATCAAGGCCATTGGCAAG GCCCTGGTCCCCCCTGTAGCAGAGGACCTGGTGGGCTGGTCCTTTGAGCGGGTGGGCCGGCTGCGCTACACTGCGGGCCAGAGCTTCCATTGTCCTTGCCTGGGCTGGTTCTCCCTGGGGGGCTCCAgactgctcctcctcctccacggAGAAGACCACGCGGATAACATCGACCTGCGAAAACTACAGGAGCTCT CCGTGGAGCAAGAAGCTGCTGCTGTGGTGCTGGTGGACAGAGGCAGGAGGCTGCGTTTGGAGGGGGACAGGAGGCCTGACTTCCAGGGCTGGCTGAGTGGCATCCAGCAGGGCTTAGGGAGAGGAGACGGCCCCCTGGACCAGCAGCAGCTTACTGAGACAGAAGTCCCTGTCATCGTGGACTGCTGCATTAGCTATATCACACAGCATG GTTTGAAGTCAGAGGGCATCTATCGGAGGTCTGGTGTGAACTCTAAGATCGCCGCCCTGCTGTTCTCTCTCCGCCATGACCCCCGTCAGGTTCGTCTGAGTGAAGGGGAGCGCCAGGTGGATAATGTGGCCAACGTCCTGAAGAGGTTCCTCAGGGAAGTGGGAGAGGGGGTTTTCAATGGCCATCAGGCCTCTCTGCCATGGCTCCATACCACTA CTGtcagtgagagaagagagagagtgtccCAGTACAAGGCCCTCCTCCACAGCCTCCCCCTAGTCAACAGAGCCACTCTGGGGGCTGTCATCAACCACCTCTACTG CGTCCAGTGCTTTGCAGATGAGAATCAGATGAACATGCACAACCTGGCCATTGTGTTTGGTCCCACGCTCTTCCAGACGGACGGCACTGATAACAGCGCAGGACAGGTGGTAGAGGAGCTCATCCAGAACTACCAGGATATCTTCAAT GTGAATGCCGAGCAGCTTCAGAAGCAGCTGGACATGATCTCTCATGTCATCAAAGCACAAGAAGAACACACCGAGGAG GGGACCCCGTCACCTCTCACCATCTGTGGGGTTTAcctggagaggaaggaggagggctcTGAGCTGCTGGTTCAG ATCTCCCAGGCAGTGAGTGCTGAGGAGCTAGTGTGTGAGGTCCTGAGACGCGGGAACATCCCTACACAACAGGGGGAGTATTGGAGCTGCTTCCTGGTCAACGACAACCAGGAGATGG AGCGTCCATTGCACTACCAGGAACGAGCGCTGGCCATCTATTTCTCTCTGGGTAAAGACTGTCACCTGGTGGTCAGGAGGAACTGCTACATGGATGCCATGTTAATCTACATAG CTGGCATGGTAGACGTGTCCAGAAACAGCATGATTAAGTTCAGGGATGAGAAGGGTCAAAGGGGGAAGAGAACCTTCAGCAGACGCCTCTGTGTACTCGATGGCACCTCTCTCAGGCTCTACAAAGAAGTAAAG AGTACTCAGCCTGAGAGGGAATGTCAAGTCCATGCTCTGAAAGTCTACTATGGCATCAAGAAGAGGCTACAGCCACCATCATG CTGGGGGATGACTGTAGTGTGTGAGCAGGCAGAACGAGACAAACAGCAGTG GTACCTGTGCTGTGAATCAAAGAACGAATTGATCGAGTGGCTGGCCACTTTTATGAACCTCCAG TGGTTGATTTGA